From Elephas maximus indicus isolate mEleMax1 chromosome 1, mEleMax1 primary haplotype, whole genome shotgun sequence, a single genomic window includes:
- the LOC126077092 gene encoding histone H2A type 1, with product MSGRGKQGGKARAKAKTRSSRAGLQFPVGRVHRLLRKGNYAERVGAGAPVYLAAVLEYLTAEILELAGNAARDNKKTRIIPRHLQLAIRNDEELNKLLGKVTIAQGGVLPNIQAVLLPKKTESHHKAKGK from the coding sequence ATGTCTGGTCGTGGTAAGCAAGGTGGAAAAGCTCGTGCCAAAGCCAAGACTCGGTCTTCCCGCGCCGGGCTTCAGTTCCCTGTTGGCCGAGTACACCGCCTCCTACGCAAAGGCAACTATGCGGAGCGGGTTGGGGCTGGCGCGCCGGTGTACCTGGCGGCGGTGCTGGAGTACCTGACGGCCGAGATCCTGGAGCTGGCAGGGAACGCGGCCCGCGACAACAAGAAGACCCGCATCATCCCGCGCCACCTGCAGCTGGCCATCCGCAACGACGAGGAGCTGAATAAGCTGCTGGGTAAAGTTACCATTGCTCAGGGTGGCGTCCTGCCCAACATCCAGGCCGTGCTGCTGCCCAAGAAGACCGAGAGCCACCATAAGGCCAAGGGCAAATAG